The following coding sequences lie in one Thermosulfuriphilus ammonigenes genomic window:
- the aroB gene encoding 3-dehydroquinate synthase: MKIIKVRTKPAYEIEIRGGLLTDLAQDLKDRGYGDRYFLITDSNVRQLMAEDLLEMLREAGLPVEILSFPAGEASKNMATVVELARKMVQAGADRRSAIVAFGGGVTGDIAGFLASIYMRGIAYIQIPTTLLAQVDSSVGGKTGVDLPEGKNLLGTFYQPRRVYIDYAVLGLLPLREIRQGLAEVVKYGMIKSQRLFKYLERHSGEIMQLEPEPLEHIIAESCRIKAWVVSKDEKEAGLRRILNFGHTLGHAFEAASAWRLPHGEAVAVGMVAAAKISEKRGLISPEITHRLENLLTSLGLPVRLALELPVSEVLTYLRSDKKARSQWPVFVLVRDIGETVFDPEVPEAMVKEVAEELGCR; encoded by the coding sequence ATGAAAATCATCAAGGTTCGCACCAAGCCAGCCTATGAGATCGAAATCCGCGGGGGGCTTCTTACCGATTTGGCCCAAGATCTTAAAGACCGGGGCTATGGCGATCGTTATTTTTTGATCACCGACTCCAATGTCCGCCAGCTCATGGCCGAAGATCTCCTGGAGATGCTTCGAGAGGCCGGGCTGCCAGTAGAAATTCTCTCCTTTCCTGCCGGGGAGGCCTCCAAAAACATGGCCACTGTGGTGGAACTGGCCCGCAAAATGGTTCAAGCCGGGGCCGATCGCCGATCAGCTATTGTAGCCTTTGGCGGAGGAGTTACCGGTGATATTGCCGGTTTTTTGGCCTCCATCTACATGCGGGGTATCGCCTATATCCAAATACCCACCACTCTTCTGGCCCAGGTGGATTCCTCAGTAGGGGGGAAGACCGGCGTTGATCTGCCCGAAGGCAAGAACCTTCTGGGGACCTTTTATCAGCCCCGTCGGGTCTATATTGATTATGCTGTCTTGGGGCTTCTTCCTCTGCGGGAAATCCGTCAGGGCCTGGCCGAGGTGGTCAAGTACGGTATGATCAAAAGCCAGCGGCTTTTCAAATACCTGGAGCGCCACTCAGGCGAGATTATGCAGCTCGAACCCGAACCCCTTGAGCACATCATCGCCGAAAGCTGTCGAATAAAGGCCTGGGTGGTCTCCAAAGATGAAAAAGAGGCTGGTCTGCGTCGCATTCTTAATTTCGGCCACACCTTGGGCCACGCCTTCGAGGCGGCCTCGGCCTGGCGTCTCCCTCATGGAGAGGCCGTAGCCGTAGGAATGGTGGCCGCGGCCAAGATCTCAGAAAAAAGGGGGCTTATCTCCCCCGAGATCACCCACCGACTGGAAAATCTGCTCACCTCCCTGGGGCTTCCTGTCCGACTTGCCCTTGAACTTCCCGTCTCGGAAGTTCTCACCTATCTGCGGAGTGATAAAAAGGCCCGTTCCCAATGGCCAGTCTTTGTCCTTGTTAGGGATATTGGGGAGACGGTCTTTGACCCGGAAGTCCCGGAGGCCATGGTCAAAGAGGTAGCCGAGGAGCTGGGCTGCCGTTAG
- the trpA gene encoding tryptophan synthase subunit alpha, which translates to MTGRQRIKEAFVAASRRKEAALIPFIEAGDPDLATTKELLHALSEAGADLIELGYPFSDPLADGPTIQAAAQRALKGGIRLGEVLDMVAEISSKITPPILIMGYLNPFLRFGLEAFAEKATAAGLCGTIIPDLPMEEADQWRKLAKAKGLANVLLAAPTTDQKRLAILAQKTSGFLYYVSVTGITGARKDLPPDLALKLQTAREVSPVPVAVGFGIANADQVATLAPHADGVVVGSAIVKIIAETPRTRVVEEVFSFVRTLKEATRL; encoded by the coding sequence ATGACTGGACGTCAACGCATAAAAGAGGCCTTTGTGGCGGCTTCTCGCCGCAAAGAAGCCGCCCTCATCCCCTTTATTGAGGCAGGAGATCCTGATCTTGCCACCACTAAAGAACTACTTCACGCTCTCTCTGAGGCCGGAGCAGATCTCATCGAACTCGGCTATCCTTTCTCTGATCCTTTAGCCGATGGCCCCACCATCCAGGCAGCAGCCCAGAGGGCCCTTAAAGGAGGCATCAGGTTAGGAGAAGTCTTGGATATGGTGGCCGAGATTTCCTCCAAGATAACCCCCCCCATTCTTATTATGGGATACCTGAATCCCTTTCTCCGCTTTGGTCTTGAGGCCTTTGCCGAAAAGGCGACGGCCGCCGGCCTCTGTGGGACCATCATCCCTGATCTACCCATGGAAGAGGCCGATCAGTGGCGGAAGTTGGCCAAGGCCAAGGGGCTGGCCAATGTCCTTCTGGCCGCCCCCACAACTGACCAAAAGCGCCTTGCCATTCTGGCTCAAAAGACCTCTGGCTTCCTCTACTACGTCTCCGTGACTGGCATTACCGGGGCTAGAAAGGACCTCCCCCCTGATCTGGCCCTTAAGCTTCAAACAGCCAGAGAGGTTTCCCCTGTCCCTGTAGCGGTGGGATTTGGTATCGCTAATGCCGACCAGGTAGCTACCCTGGCCCCTCATGCCGATGGAGTGGTCGTCGGTAGCGCCATAGTTAAAATCATAGCTGAAACCCCTCGGACTCGAGTGGTAGAGGAGGTCTTCTCTTTTGTCCGGACCCTTAAGGAGGCAACCCGTCTTTAA
- the trpB gene encoding tryptophan synthase subunit beta: MALPDRRGHFGPFGGRFVPETLMPALLELEEAYRHLSRDSAFRQELATLLKEYVGRPTPLYEASRLAQALGGHLKVFLKREDLTHTGAHKINNTLGQVLLAKKMGKKRIIAETGAGQHGVATATAAALLGLECQVYMGAKDTVRQAMNVFRMELLGAKVVPVHSGSQTLKDAINEAIRDWVTNVETTYYVIGSVVGPHPYPTMVRDFQAVIGRETRKQITSLVGRPPDLLIACVGGGSNAMGLFYPFLKDSVRMIGVEAAGHGLDSGHHSATLCAGSPGVLHGAMSYLLQDEDGQVLEAHSIAPGLDYPGVGPEHSYLKESGRITYTAVDDQEALKAFKLLSEKEGIIPALESAHAVAQLVKMAPELPQGTVVVVNLSGRGDKDVAAVAEYLGRGSS; this comes from the coding sequence ATGGCGCTTCCCGACCGCCGTGGACACTTTGGTCCCTTCGGAGGCCGTTTTGTACCAGAGACCTTAATGCCCGCTCTTCTAGAGCTGGAGGAAGCCTATCGGCATCTGAGCAGGGATTCGGCCTTCCGTCAGGAATTGGCCACCCTTCTCAAAGAATATGTAGGGCGTCCTACCCCTCTCTATGAGGCTTCCCGACTCGCCCAGGCTCTTGGAGGCCACCTGAAGGTCTTCCTCAAACGAGAGGATCTCACCCACACCGGGGCTCACAAGATAAACAATACCCTGGGCCAAGTTCTTCTGGCCAAAAAGATGGGCAAAAAACGCATCATCGCTGAGACCGGGGCCGGGCAACACGGCGTGGCTACGGCTACGGCAGCGGCCCTTTTAGGCCTGGAGTGCCAGGTCTATATGGGGGCTAAAGACACCGTCCGCCAAGCAATGAATGTCTTCCGCATGGAACTTCTAGGGGCCAAGGTTGTCCCGGTGCACTCTGGCAGCCAAACCCTGAAGGATGCTATCAATGAAGCCATCCGTGATTGGGTGACTAACGTGGAGACCACTTACTATGTCATCGGCTCGGTGGTCGGCCCCCATCCCTATCCCACAATGGTTAGAGACTTTCAGGCCGTAATTGGGCGGGAGACCCGAAAGCAGATAACCTCCCTCGTGGGTAGGCCACCAGATCTCCTTATCGCCTGTGTTGGCGGAGGAAGCAATGCCATGGGGCTGTTTTACCCCTTCCTGAAAGATTCTGTCCGCATGATCGGTGTGGAGGCTGCTGGTCATGGTCTTGACTCCGGTCATCACTCGGCCACTCTCTGCGCCGGTAGCCCCGGGGTGCTCCATGGAGCCATGAGTTATCTCCTCCAGGACGAAGATGGCCAGGTATTAGAGGCCCACTCCATTGCTCCAGGGCTTGATTATCCTGGCGTGGGGCCGGAGCACAGTTATCTTAAAGAAAGTGGGCGCATTACCTATACGGCTGTCGATGACCAGGAGGCCTTAAAGGCCTTTAAGCTTTTGTCAGAAAAGGAAGGAATCATTCCTGCCTTAGAAAGCGCCCATGCCGTTGCCCAGCTGGTAAAAATGGCCCCGGAACTCCCCCAAGGAACAGTAGTTGTCGTCAACCTTTCCGGCCGTGGAGACAAAGACGTAGCCGCCGTGGCCGAATATTTGGGCAGAGGAAGTTCATGA